One Companilactobacillus heilongjiangensis genomic window, TCGACGGTGAAGATGTTGTCTTAGGTAGACTTTCATCAGTTGTTGCTTCTATTCTTAGAGGTAAGAACAAACCAACTTACACACCTAACGTTGATACAGGTGATAATGTTATTATCATCAATGCAGATAAAGTTAGATTAACAGGTAAAAAGGCTAAGAATAAGATTTATTATTCTCACTCAGATCACCCAGGTGGGTTGAAGAGTATTAGTGCCGGCGAAAAGAGAGCTACAAAGCCAGAACGCTTTGTTGAAGATTCAATTCGTGGCATGTTGCCTAAGAACACACTTGGTCGTATGGAAATCAAGAAGTTGCATGTATATGCAGGTTCAGATCACAGCCACCAAGCACAAAATCCAGAGATGTTGGATATCAACAAACTAATTTAAGGAGGAAAAGAATTTGGCACAAGTATCATACGCCGGAACAGGTCGTCGCAAGGACTCAGTTGCTCGTGTACGCCTAGTACCCGGAAACGGAAAGATTACTATCAACAAACGTGATGTCAAAGATTACATTCCTTTTGACAATTTGATTGCTGATATGAAACAACCTTTAGATGTTACTGAAACAGCAGACAGCTATGACGTTATTGCTAACGTTAACGGTGGAGGCTTCTCAGGACAAGCTGGAGCAATTAGACATGGTATCGCTAGAGCACTACTTGACGTTGATCCTGATTTCAGACCATCACTCAAGTCAGCCGGCTTCTTAACACGTGACCCTCGTATGAAGGAACGTAAGAAACCAGGTCTTAAGAAAGCCCGTAAGGCTTCACAATTCTCAAAACGTTAATATTTCTATTTTCAGTTTTGGATACAAAAACATCCCTCAGTGTGAGGGATGTTTTTTTGTTCTTTGTCAAATCGTATTGATGAATGATTTTGAGCCTAAAGCATCTCTTAATTGAGGTGCTTTTCTGACCACTCACATTTTTTCCGTGACCCCGGCATGGAAACTGATTTAGTGGTGAAAGTTCAATGTGAGTTGTAGTAGTCGGAATCTGAGTCTGTACTTATTGGATAAAGGTGAAACACAATCCAAAGTCCAAAACTACTCGAAAATAGTTTTAGTAAAGATAAAAACTAACACGGTATGAAAGTGGAGCTCCTACCTGGGGAGAACTGTGTCAAATGTTTGGCAAGAAAACTGATATTTGAGTGGGAGCAGTGTGACAATTGTAGAAAATAGTGCAAAAATCTAACCATCTGAAGAATATATATCTGGAAGGCCAAAGGCAATCAGAGGCTCGAAGTACCGCCTCTGGTGAAAGCACGATTAAGAGTTTCATTCAAAAGATTAATATAAAATAGAGATAACCTTAACCAAGCTTACCACATAATTTATGGGAATAAAGGTGACGCTGAAATAGATAGATAGCATGAACGTCTATGAACCATTTGACTACATTAGAGAATTTTAGCTGGTTGGATCATTAGCCGACTTTACGTATAAAATCTAAGTCTACCAACAGTCGTCGACCGTCTGATACAACAGGGAATTGTGCAGGCAACAACACCTGTATTTGAAAGAGTCTTTTTTAGATAATAGTTTTGATTTTAGACCTAACGGGAATGTCCATGACGCCATAAAACGTGGCACAGAATTCCATTAAGTATTTGAATTAGTCTAAATAGTATACAATTATGAGTTCAATTAGGTATATATTATAAATTATAATGAATAGTATGTTGTATAATTTGATATACCATAAGATATGGAGGAATATATGCATGAGTCTATTAGATAATTTACAAATTAATCCTGATAACAATAGGGTTGAGACAGTTTCATGGAAAATCTTTGATACTTTAATTCATGATTTTGGATATGAATATTTACGAAGTGTACAAAAAGACTTTCTACAGCGATGGGAATCAAGACGAGATGAAAAGGACTTATTGGGAGTGTTGAGTACAGGAACTGGAAAAACACTTATTGGCTTACTTACGCTACAGGCTCGGCTTAACAAAGGTGAAGGACCATGTATTTATTTATGTCCTAATAATCAATTAGTAGATCAAGTAATTGCTGAAGCAAAGCACCACGGAATTAAAGTGGTCACTTTAATTGCAGGTAGAAATGGGAGAGAAGCTTTTCCATTCGAGTTTACAAGTGGGAAGGCAATATTAGTCATAACATTTTCGACAATGGTTAATGGATATTCGCGTTTTGGAGTCGATGGAGCTGATTATGTACAAGTTGGATCTATTGTTATTGATGATGCGCATACTGCTATTTCGTTAAGTCGCCAAGCGGCTACAGTAAGTATTATTCGGGATGATAATAAAGGAAGTTTGTACAACCGTCTTTTAAATTTATTCGAAGATGATTTAAAGAAACAAAATAATGCAAAATATACACTAATAAAGTCTGGTGCATATTCCAAAGCAGTTATGTGTGTACCATACTGGTTAGTTATTGATTATAAAGAACAAATCGAAAAAATTCTAAACGATACTGATGATCAAAATAAGTTTAATTTGCCCTTTGTTTTAAATAATATTAATAATCTTCAAATTACAGTTGCTAGTGATGAAATTGATATTAGTCCGATGCACACTCCTATCGAAATGATTCCTTCTTTTTCAAATGCTGATCATAGGTTATTTCTTTCTGCAACATTTACAAATGGTGCAGACTTTATCACTGAGTTGAATGTGTCGGAAGAAACGTTAAAGAAACAATTGGTTGTTGATGGGGCAGATGATAATGGTGAAAAATTGATTATTGCTCCTCAACGCATTCATCCTCAATTTACTGACCAAAGGATGAGGGAGAAAATTATTAAATGGGTTGGTGATGAAGTTATTAATACAAACGTGGTTGTATTAGTTCCTTCAAGATATGCAGCAAATCCATGGGAAAGATTAGGTGCTAAAGTATTCGATGGCGCTGATATTTATGAACTGATTGATATGTTAAAGGTGTCAAATAATAAGGTTGCTGTAGTTGTTAACCGGTATGATGGAATTGATCTTGCTGGAGACTTGTGTCATTGTTTGGTTCTGGATGGACTTCCTACTCAATCTACAAATAGAGAAAAAGCAATCTCTCAACGTGAACCGGGATCTGAAGAAGTATTGGGACAAACAGCACGAGAGATTGAGCAAGGAATAGGTCGTTCTGTAAGATCGGGAGCAGATAGTTCTTTGATATTCTTGTTGGGAACTTCTTTACAAGAATTTGTCGCATTGCCTAATAACAAGCATTTATTTACTGACAGAACACAAGCACAGTTACAATTTTCGGAAAAAATTTTAAATGTAATAGGTGAGAGTAATTCTAACGAAGATGAAGTTGAAAATAAAATGTTAGAAATAATGCAGTATTCGCTTAATCGGAATATGCAATGGCAGAAAACATACCATGATAATGTCAACCAAAACTATGAAGTTCTTTTTAAAGAAACGAAACATATATCATATGCACATGCTGAGAGCATTAGAAAGGCATGGATATATGCAATACAAGGAAATTACGTAGAAGCGGTTAGTTCATTAAGACAAATAACTGAAAAAGATGAAGGTTCACTTAAAGATGAGGATATTATGCTGGAACAAATTGCAACATATCAATATCATTTTGACAAAAATAAAGCATTGGATACGCAATTAAGGGCAAAAAATCTAAACAAATTTTTGTTTACCCCATCATTTTATCAGTATTCTAAACGTACCCGAAAAACGATGGAAGCAGGATTGGGATTCAAAAGATTAATCGATTCGTTTAATGCTGAAAATGGTAATGATTTAGCGATATCCTTTAAGTCGCAATTTGACAAACTAATATATGATGAATCCGCAGATGAATCTGATTTTCGTAAAGGTATAGAGTTTCTTGGAACAATGTTGGGATTTGACTCTAGTCAACCTGAACAGGAAATTGATGTAGGACCGGATAATCTATGGATTGGCGAAAATATTGATTTTATCCTTGAAAGTAAAAACAAAGCCACGTCTGATTTTATTTCTAAAGTATACGCTGAACAGCTAGCAAGTTCATTTTCTTGGTATAAGCATACATATCCAAGAAGAAGTGGAATTATGATTTCATTGCATCCAGTAAATTTAATGGATAAACAGGCATTTGTAGATGGTGTCATTTATGTCTTGACTAAAGAAAAATTAAAAACATTATCAGCAGCATTAAGAAATGTTTTAACTCGATTGAGTTCAAAGAATCCAACCGAATGGACAGTAAAAGAACTTCAAAACATGTTGTCTGACAATTCATTAACCGAAAAACAATTTATTTTAAAGTATACCGAAAAGGTGAAAAGACGGAGCTAAGAAGATTATTTTTATTTTTTAAATGGGGGAATATGGATTCCATATAAATACGGTTATAAATTTTTGATTTTGAATAAATGTGGGGACTTTTATGGATCCGAAGGCTAGATAAGTAATTTATACTGCTGTGTGACTAGTGTGAGCCAAGGTCTAGTGCCTTGTTTTTAGCTTGCAAAGAATACGAATCTCAAAATACGTCAGTGGAGTAAGGACTAAAGTCTAACACCACTTGTACTACGGTTTACGTTACTTGCAGTCTTCGGCTATTTTTTTATACTTGAGAGTATTTATAATATTTTGAATAGAGTAATATTGATGGTGATATGAATAGGTATTTTAAAAGGGAGATTTATAAATGCTAGAGATTGATAAGTTATCCACAAGTTATCAAGTTAAGAAACTAACTCCACGTGATGCTGATCATGCGTTGAAATTGGTTCAGAGTAATCAAAATTTCTTTAATTTCTGTCCACCAGCTCCAACTCGTCACAGTATTTTGGAAGATATGAAGGTTGTTCCAGCTGACAAAACTTTGGATGATAAATATTATTTAGGCTATTTTGATGACGATAAATTGGTTGCCATTTTGGATTTAATAACTGACTATCCAGCTCCGAAAGACGCTTGGATCGGCTTTTTCATGGTTGATTCTGAATATCAAAAACAAGGAATCGGCTCTAAAATTATTGCTGATTTAGAGGCTGCTTTGGAGAAGAGTGGTTTGGTAAGAATTGAATTAGCTTTTCCTAAAGGGAATGAACAGAGTCAAAAATTTCTTTTGAAGAATAAATTTCAGTCGATGAATCGAGAAGTTCCGGTACCTGGTTATACAATGGTGATTATGGAAAAAGTTTTCCACAAGGATAATAAATAAAAAAATCGTAGAATTAATTTTCTACGATTTTTTTATTTGGCCACGATATCTGTATAAATTGTAATTCCCATCATTATTAGAATACCAATACCGATTAAGCCAATGACTATCATATGACGTTTCTTGTTCATCAAGAAAATAGCGACGAATTCACGGATCAAAGCGTTAGGTAAGAAATAAAGTCTGGTTGGAGCTCCGACACCGTTGGCTGCAAGTCCTGCCATTTTAGCATAGAGTCCAGCTCGGAAGATGTGATAATTATTACTGAAGAATTTGATATAAGCATTGTCAGCACCGTAATCCTTTTGAATAATAGCGTTTGAAAATTGCATGTTCTGTAAAGTATTACGAGATTTGTCCTCTAAGATAACTAATTCCTCGTGCCAACCATGGGCAATTGCGTAATCAGCCATCGCTCTAGCTTCAGATAATTTTTCGTCAGGTCCTTGTCCGCCAGAGAAAACAATCTTTGGAGCTGGACGACCCTTTTTAATCTGCTTGTTAGCAAATTTAATGGCTGCGTCTATCCGGTTACCTAATAGCTTCGAAACAGTGTCACCGTTGATTAAACCGGCTCCTAGGACAATTAGATAGTTGGCTTTATAACGCCGTGGTAAGAATTGATATAAGAATGCACTGGCTAGATAGTTATATGAACAGAGCATTATATATAAACCTATGATAGGTAAGCCTGAGATCAAAGTGTTGAACCAGCCTGGTAGGAATCTCGAATGACTTGCTATGACACTATTGGCAAACCACAATGCGATTAGAAAAATTGCTAAAAATAATGTCAGCATATTTGAAACTGTATGGCTTTCGCGTTTCCAAACGACGATGGCATTCCACAACAGCAACGCCCACATGAACAGCATTACTAAACCAATTCCAAGCAGTATTAAAACAAATAGAACTCCCATGACGACAATGAATTCCTGATTGCCGGTACTGAAGATAAGTACTGCCAGCTCTGCTAAGAAGGTAATGAAGAAGATGGTAAAAGTTATCCCATGAATCAGTCTGCGTGGTTCCTTAAGCCAGAAATATAAGAATAGTCCGAATATAACGAATGTGGCTAGTCCCAGGTACAGAGAGATTTGCTGCAATTCATTGATATACGGAGAAATTTCGTTCATAAAATCACCTCACTATAAAAAATATGTTTCCCCCTGAAATAATCATATTAATTTTATCATAAGGAAGTATTTAGTCCGAGTGAAAACCTATTGTTTTAAGTATCACAACTTATGAATACTTAGTAATACTTACAAATACATATAAAGATGTTAAAATACTTATAAGAGGTGAAAATATGTATCAAGAACAGCGTTTAGAAGAAATTTTAAAGTTATTGCGTGTGGATAATGTTTTGACGACTGAGCAGATGATTGAACATTTTCAGGTTTCTCGGGATACGGTCAGACGTGATTTTGCCAAGTTATCGCAAGCGGGTAAGGTCAAACGAGTTCACGGCGGAATCATGCAGTTACCAGCTAATAACGAGATAATTTCATTTAATGATCGATTGAATGAGTTCAGTGATGCCAAGAAGCATATTGCCGTGTTAGCTCAAGCGTTTATTCAGGCTCAAGGTACATATTTCTTTGACGTTTCGACGACGGTCTTAAAACTGGCGCAAATAGTCGATACTAAGGCAACGATTTATACACATTCATTGGATAACGCCATTATGCTAAGTGGGAATCCGAATATTGATTTGCATGTATTAGGAGGGCAATTTTCCACGAAGAACCGTTTCTTTCATTCATTGAATGAAGCTGAAATTTTGAAACGCATCAATTTTGATGTGGTATTTATTGGAGCCGCCGGGTTGAAGGATGGTCAAGTTAGTTTCGAAGATCAAGAAGACGCCTACGTTAAACAATTGATTATGAAAAATGCCAAGACTAAGATTTTATTGGCTGAAAACACTAAATTCTCTAAGGAAGCAACTTATTCAATCGGTGATTTATCTGATTTCGATTATCTGATTACCGATGTTAAACCAAGCGCAGAAGTGATGGCTGCAACGACTGTTAAATACTGAGGAGGCACGATGATGATGGAAATTAAATTAATCTTGAGCGATATTGATGGCACGATTTTAAATGATGATAATGTAATCGATACGGACTTAAAGCAAGCTGTAAAGAGACTTGGTCAAAAGAATGTGCCATTTGTGCTAGCATCTGCCCGTTCGCCTGAAGGGATGTTGCCAATTGCTAAAGAACTCGATGTTTTAGACAATCCAATTGCATGTTATAACGGCGCTTTGGTGGTAAAAGACCTTGATAAGAAGGACTTTACAACTATTTTGAGTCATGAACTTGAGACCAATGATGTTAAAAATATTAATGATATTATCCAGAAACAATATCCCACCGTTTCGGTAAATCTATATTCGGGTTCAGATTGGTATGTTGGCAGTATCGACAAATGGGTCAAGATTGAAGCAGATATTACTAAAATGACTCCTGTTGTAACGGATCTAGAACGGTTAATTTCAGCACATAAAGTACCGGTACATAAGCTTTTATTGATTGGTGAGCCTGATGAAATTAGTCAAGTTTTACAACACCTGCGTAACGGTGAATTTGCTGACAGTTCATTCTATCTTTCGAAGCCAAACTATCTGGAGATTACTAATAGTCATGTTTCCAAAGAGAAGGCCTTGCGAGAGTTGGCCAAAGTTTATGGATTATCACTTGATAAAACAATGACATTGGGTGATAACTTCAATGACGTGCCAATGTTAAAGTTGGCTGGGTTAGGCGTGGCAATGCAAAATGCACCAGCTGAAGTTAAAAAGTGTGCTAACGTGGTAACAGAGTCTAATAATAAAAATGGCGTTTCCAAAGCCATTGAAAAATATGTTTTGTAATGAAAGAAGTAATCGTTATGGAGAAAGTTTCAATTATTAGAGGAGATATTTCATACTTACCATTTCACGTAGACGCAATCGTCAATGCAGCTAACTCTGCTTTAGTGCCTGGCGGTGGAGTTGATGGGGCATTGAATCGTAAAGCTGGTCCCAATTTGGGCCGTGATATGTTGAAATTTGGCGGTACACCAACTGGTACAGCAGTTTATACGAAAGCCTATGATTTGAACGCTGACTATGTAATTCACGCAGTTGGTCCCCGTTATAACGATGGTGAACATGGTGAAAAGCAGCAATTGATCGATGCATATGCAGCATCGATGAAGATTGCTCAAAAGTTAGAAGCTAATTCAGTCGCACTACCATTTCTAAGTACTGGCATATACAGTTATCCATTGGAAGAAGCAATCATGGTGGCGATAGATACTGTTATGAAATTCAATTTAGATGCTAAAGTTTATTTTGTGGCGTTTGATGATACAACGGAAGAATTGGCTAAGAAATATTTGAAGAGTAAGAACTAGTGCATTAGACATTTTTGTTTATATACTTTTTGTCAGGATACCGATATATCAACTAGATGTTTTACTTATGTTTGGTTACAAAAAATACACTAGCCTACGGAGAAACTTCTAATTAAATTAAAACAATTCAAATAAACCTATTGACAAATATTCAGTTAAGCTTTAATCTCTTAACAACAAATCAATTCGTCCATAAACCGATGAGATGGAAGTCAAGATTATCGTGCACGCCCAGAGAGTTGCCGGTGCTGAGAATGGCAATCGAACGCAGATAGTTAAATGGACCATCGAGGGTCTCTCCGAAAAACTTTGAGTACGGGAGAACGTTAGGCATACGTAAGTTGTCGGAGGGATGTTAGTCCCTCGCTAAGAGTAA contains:
- a CDS encoding DeoR/GlpR family DNA-binding transcription regulator, whose protein sequence is MYQEQRLEEILKLLRVDNVLTTEQMIEHFQVSRDTVRRDFAKLSQAGKVKRVHGGIMQLPANNEIISFNDRLNEFSDAKKHIAVLAQAFIQAQGTYFFDVSTTVLKLAQIVDTKATIYTHSLDNAIMLSGNPNIDLHVLGGQFSTKNRFFHSLNEAEILKRINFDVVFIGAAGLKDGQVSFEDQEDAYVKQLIMKNAKTKILLAENTKFSKEATYSIGDLSDFDYLITDVKPSAEVMAATTVKY
- a CDS encoding macro domain-containing protein; this encodes MKEVIVMEKVSIIRGDISYLPFHVDAIVNAANSALVPGGGVDGALNRKAGPNLGRDMLKFGGTPTGTAVYTKAYDLNADYVIHAVGPRYNDGEHGEKQQLIDAYAASMKIAQKLEANSVALPFLSTGIYSYPLEEAIMVAIDTVMKFNLDAKVYFVAFDDTTEELAKKYLKSKN
- a CDS encoding DEAD/DEAH box helicase, whose product is MSLLDNLQINPDNNRVETVSWKIFDTLIHDFGYEYLRSVQKDFLQRWESRRDEKDLLGVLSTGTGKTLIGLLTLQARLNKGEGPCIYLCPNNQLVDQVIAEAKHHGIKVVTLIAGRNGREAFPFEFTSGKAILVITFSTMVNGYSRFGVDGADYVQVGSIVIDDAHTAISLSRQAATVSIIRDDNKGSLYNRLLNLFEDDLKKQNNAKYTLIKSGAYSKAVMCVPYWLVIDYKEQIEKILNDTDDQNKFNLPFVLNNINNLQITVASDEIDISPMHTPIEMIPSFSNADHRLFLSATFTNGADFITELNVSEETLKKQLVVDGADDNGEKLIIAPQRIHPQFTDQRMREKIIKWVGDEVINTNVVVLVPSRYAANPWERLGAKVFDGADIYELIDMLKVSNNKVAVVVNRYDGIDLAGDLCHCLVLDGLPTQSTNREKAISQREPGSEEVLGQTAREIEQGIGRSVRSGADSSLIFLLGTSLQEFVALPNNKHLFTDRTQAQLQFSEKILNVIGESNSNEDEVENKMLEIMQYSLNRNMQWQKTYHDNVNQNYEVLFKETKHISYAHAESIRKAWIYAIQGNYVEAVSSLRQITEKDEGSLKDEDIMLEQIATYQYHFDKNKALDTQLRAKNLNKFLFTPSFYQYSKRTRKTMEAGLGFKRLIDSFNAENGNDLAISFKSQFDKLIYDESADESDFRKGIEFLGTMLGFDSSQPEQEIDVGPDNLWIGENIDFILESKNKATSDFISKVYAEQLASSFSWYKHTYPRRSGIMISLHPVNLMDKQAFVDGVIYVLTKEKLKTLSAALRNVLTRLSSKNPTEWTVKELQNMLSDNSLTEKQFILKYTEKVKRRS
- a CDS encoding GNAT family N-acetyltransferase, which translates into the protein MLEIDKLSTSYQVKKLTPRDADHALKLVQSNQNFFNFCPPAPTRHSILEDMKVVPADKTLDDKYYLGYFDDDKLVAILDLITDYPAPKDAWIGFFMVDSEYQKQGIGSKIIADLEAALEKSGLVRIELAFPKGNEQSQKFLLKNKFQSMNREVPVPGYTMVIMEKVFHKDNK
- the rpsI gene encoding 30S ribosomal protein S9: MAQVSYAGTGRRKDSVARVRLVPGNGKITINKRDVKDYIPFDNLIADMKQPLDVTETADSYDVIANVNGGGFSGQAGAIRHGIARALLDVDPDFRPSLKSAGFLTRDPRMKERKKPGLKKARKASQFSKR
- the rplM gene encoding 50S ribosomal protein L13, giving the protein MRTTPLAKASEVERKWYVIDGEDVVLGRLSSVVASILRGKNKPTYTPNVDTGDNVIIINADKVRLTGKKAKNKIYYSHSDHPGGLKSISAGEKRATKPERFVEDSIRGMLPKNTLGRMEIKKLHVYAGSDHSHQAQNPEMLDINKLI
- a CDS encoding Cof-type HAD-IIB family hydrolase, which produces MMMEIKLILSDIDGTILNDDNVIDTDLKQAVKRLGQKNVPFVLASARSPEGMLPIAKELDVLDNPIACYNGALVVKDLDKKDFTTILSHELETNDVKNINDIIQKQYPTVSVNLYSGSDWYVGSIDKWVKIEADITKMTPVVTDLERLISAHKVPVHKLLLIGEPDEISQVLQHLRNGEFADSSFYLSKPNYLEITNSHVSKEKALRELAKVYGLSLDKTMTLGDNFNDVPMLKLAGLGVAMQNAPAEVKKCANVVTESNNKNGVSKAIEKYVL
- a CDS encoding YdcF family protein, which produces MNEISPYINELQQISLYLGLATFVIFGLFLYFWLKEPRRLIHGITFTIFFITFLAELAVLIFSTGNQEFIVVMGVLFVLILLGIGLVMLFMWALLLWNAIVVWKRESHTVSNMLTLFLAIFLIALWFANSVIASHSRFLPGWFNTLISGLPIIGLYIMLCSYNYLASAFLYQFLPRRYKANYLIVLGAGLINGDTVSKLLGNRIDAAIKFANKQIKKGRPAPKIVFSGGQGPDEKLSEARAMADYAIAHGWHEELVILEDKSRNTLQNMQFSNAIIQKDYGADNAYIKFFSNNYHIFRAGLYAKMAGLAANGVGAPTRLYFLPNALIREFVAIFLMNKKRHMIVIGLIGIGILIMMGITIYTDIVAK